AATGATCAGAATATTTCCATATGCTGCAATTCAATTTACTGcattcgaattttattctaaggtgataacatttaattaatttgttctttttacatataagagcagaaatataaaacatatttgttttattattttttttagtacTTGAAATCCTTGTTTGAAAAACGTAGACATATAGAGAAATTTTTTGCTGGATCTGCAGCTGGAGTAACAGCAGCAACGTTAACATATCCGCTTGATACAATTAGGGCACGTCTTGCTTTTCAAGTTACTGGAGAACATCTTTATACTGGTATTATTCATACAGCTGCTTCAATTTTTAAGGATGTAAGtattacatatcatatataaaaaaatatattttttttaataaaaaattaggctatatttgattaattcatTGCATTTTAGGAAGGTGGTTTTAGGGCACTGTATAGAGGATTTTTACCAACCATAGTTGGAATGATACCATATGCaggtttttcattttattcatttgagaagttaaaatatttatgtatgaagTATGTACCAAATTACTCTTGTTCTAAATGTGATAGAAACACTGGTATGTAAATAATCTaccttcaaatatttatttcaacttcagtattaatattaatagtattcaCTTGATAGTCATTgacatatttttattgcatttAGGTGGTCTTGTTTTAACACTGCCTGCAAAAGTTATTTGTGGAGGATTTGCAGGGGCAGTAGCACAGagtttttcttatcctttagATGTGACAAGAAGACGTATGCAGTTAGCTATGATGAATCCAGCTACACATAAATATaggtaaacatttttatattaatatatggaATAAGAGAATTTTATTACTGTATgttattgaatttaatatttctctaatgattaatataaataattttataagttaATGTACTTTTTTTCTACAGCTCTAGTATGCTATCAACTATGAAACTAACATATAATGAAAATGGTATTATGAAAGGGCTATACCGTGGAAtgagtataaattatattcgcgGTGTACCTATGGTCGCAGTCAGTTTTACTACATATGAAATTATGAAGCAACTGCTTAATTTAGATACgggaacaaaattataatttattttatatttgttataatactACCTGTGTAAAGACAATgacataaattattacaacCTATTCAATTAGGTTTATTAGTAAAAAGGATAATATTCTCATAAATATGATTGCACAAAATAGCTATAATggcataaaatttaattaactttaATCTTGAGAAGATTGAAAGCAGactaaataaattacaaaagtaAGTTAAAACCAGTTATAGCTGATAAAAGTCAAATAAATCATGCCATAATTGGAGTGATTATTACAAAAACAGTTATAAATTTATGCTGTGAAAACtgtgatacatacataaaattaaaagtatacgTAAGTgatagattattaaaattcagaTATATTGCATGATATTTTGAagcaatataattatagacacaagaaattaaaatatttaatatatcttatagaaatagtaaacaaaaaatgaagtaCAACTAAGCTATGCTCAATCATTTAATGtggtttatatatatcaattttaattttattaaatgtttcatatttttttacacataagtaggtgaaaaaaaaacgataaggTTTATGTCCTTATTTTATACACGAGATATTcgtggtttcttttttatatccatCCTATGCTAACATTGTGTAACCAAAAATACAttgtacattttatatatgcataaaattatattttttatataaatataacatttatttattcatttatttactcgtcaattcatttttaaaaaacaataaacaaTGCATTATACAGAATTTTTACTAATATGAGTCCTAttgaaaacgaataaaaaattatatatatttttatatgatttaatatctttaataattactGTGAAGTCATGATGGATCCTTTATtttgtgtatttattttaagtagaataaaattcattgaCTTTCATAATTCCATATCGAGTTTAGAACTAAATTGTagcaaaattttatatcgcaGTTGCCATGGAGAAATACTTATgatcgtattataaaaaaaggcTTTAAAAGGATATCATCCAGAGCTTAGGATTGTAACAACAAAAAGACCTAAAGAAAGCCATGAAAAAGTTAGAGCAGatgatttatttgataaaaattgtacgattatgattaattcatataataatgaaatactGTCTTAACACATTCTTCATAAGTTAGAGAAGAAATTATGTATTTTGTTCAGCTGATTATTACCTAGGAACATTTTCTGAATTCAGTGAAGTAGTTCTTTGGATGTTTTTACGAACAGTTTGTAGAAGCGTTTGAATTCAAATTGTTCGAAGTGTCGTTAAAACCGTCAGTGACTGCTACGCACCtgtcattaataataaaagaaattaattactttttacttGCAGATAATGTTTTTTCAGGTGagaacatattatattttatttatatgtatgtgtgtttgtttgtgaatttgtgaaataaataattaaacctTAATTCGTAAACCGGGAATTTTCATATTCGAgcaaatttgaaaaatgtgataaatgtactttatatatttgctagaataatgtatttaaagaaattattgcataaattttctattctaatCTTTATTTAGAAGGGTTTAAGATGTATGAATTTTTTCAGAGATTTTTCAAACTTTAATTCATCGAAAACCGTATCGTTAATACAATGACATTTACGCTTTATGGTAATCGTAAAAACGTTTACAAATtaaggattaaaaataaatcatacatGAAGTATAAGTGAATTCCTTGATTTCAGATTAATGTTACACCAGAAAGTAAAAAGGACACAAAGTCCTTTGATAGCGGCACTAATGACTTAcattttactttaatattaGGACCATTTCAACCTCAAACGAGGATAACAATGGAAACTTTTGTAAACACAACTGTACAGTGTTATTTGACTATAAagaatataagtaataaagcTTTAACTGtaagtatgtaaatattatataaagaagattttatacttataaaataattacattttatatcccAGATAACAGTTACAAAGAAGCCGGATGAAGATCGATATATAGATTTAGATATATCTCATGCAACGATCCAAAGTAATAGTAATGCAGTAATATCTATCAAATGGTCTCCTAAGAAAGTTGGTTGTTGGCGAGATGTCTTGCAATTCACAGATAGTCGACGAATTAAATATGATGTAGCAATTATAACTACTGCTAAAAATTCTACAACAAAATGTAATAAACAACAGCCTTTAATACCTCTATCATCAAGACAATTAACAAATAGGAATAGAAAAAcatatgaagaaaagaaaatatccaGAAATAAAAGTACATACCAAGAAAGCTTTTCAAGCTTTgataagcaaataaaaaaggatgtTTCAAGATTGCAAAATATTCAAGATGAAGAGAATATTGCAAATATGTGTACGAATTATAAACATACAAcagaatcttttaaaaaagaatgtgataatatttttccaaagaaGAATTCTgatgaatttttaaagttTATTGATTCTAGTGCTTTTAATTTAACTGTTGTAAATACAGATCAAAAACTttctaataacaaaaaagagtTCGTAAATCAGATGCAAAGCATTCCCTCCATTATTTCAGAAGATATAGAAATACGTAGAGAAACATATGTGAAGGAAACTGTACATTCCAAAAGTATTTCTATTacagatagaaaagagatatatgaAGATTCATTATCACCACAAGTTCTAAATAATTCATCAGAATTTTCAATCTTAATGAATAATCTTGCTTTGGAACCTACTAATATATTGGAAACTTCATCAAATCAGCATAGAAATTCAACAAAGGATACAttcatttgtaataattatacagaTAATTGTGTAGAAACAATGTCTGTTCAAACTGATGGAAATGGAACATATAATCTAAGTCCCACACTATCAATTAATAGTATATcaaatcaaaatttaaatagTATGTCAAATAGATCATTAGATTTATCTATTAGAACACAAAATCTTGAATTATGGCAACCAAAACAATTatctgaaaattttaatagttCGTCGCCGattaaatctttgaaaaatgaatggGCTAATACTCCTTGCACAGGAGTGCTACCTTCATCTTCACCAATTCCAAGTAcatcaaattttaatataaagcaACATTctacaaaatataaagattcAGCAACTGTAAAAGATGTCTTAGAAGCAGATTTATGGGTCAAAGCTAATAATAACCATAAAACAAAGATGGAAATACGTAGGAACATTGATTTTGGAACTACTGTTCAGAAAAGATTTATAAGTACATCAGAAAATGTAACATTAAACAAAACACAAACTTTTGATACGGAGAAATCATCAGGAATTTGTATAGAAATATCACCTCCTAAACGATATTTTCATACTAAGATATTATCACGTAAGGTATCACCAAAAAAATATGGACAACATGGGAAGGAAAAATCTATGCATAAgggaattattaaaaaaaaagtttactcAAACACTCCCactaaaagtaaataattaataatataatttacgtataattaatattaataatatataattatttacacatatatatatatacacaaatatatttagtttttatattaatttcagaAAATGTAAATCTATCAATACCAGGAGTTAGAATCAGTAAACTATCATTGGCAAAtgtgattaagaaaaaaactcTTGATATAGCACCAGATCaatctaaagaaaataattctaaactTCAAGACacagataatttatttactaaaTTTTGTAATCCTGATCCATTTGCAGCATGTGTTACAGAAGATCCATTTCTTAGTAGGTAAGATGTATCGAATTTgtgttatttaaatttttgttattcagtattaataattataacatagtacaataattattttttaaattatagtaCTATGTATTATGATGAAAAATGGGTGTACAATCAAGagattacatttaaaaaatggtTGAATGCATTATTATCTCCACCTGAGGACTTGAATACCGATGTAGAAACAAGTTGTATTGACATTGGCAAAGTATGGCAATCATGTAAACTGttagaaaattcgattttagCTGAAACTAAAGAAGCCCTTTCAGCAAGGTAAATACCTCTATATAATGTcactaatataatttttagttaaataaaacaatgtggtgattatgattatgatacTCATTAATAAATGTGATTTATCAGATATCATACTGATTTACGTTTGAATGCATTACGAAAAGCTGCAAATGCTATGTAccgcaaaaaagaaatagttcaTGTGTTATCGCGTACAACCGTTTGTATAGAAAAGGGAATATTGACTATAAGATTGGATCGTGACTTGCATAGAGATATtggtaaattattaaattatatgaaaaagtaCTATGATTGTTTTTGtttagttttctttattttctgtcaagttcattaaattaaatgcatatatttgcttttatttttctaggattacaaaaagaaatgctggaattatttttaagttatAATCCATTATGGCTAAGAATTGGATTAGAAACTATCTATGGCGAAAATATACCATTACATTCTAACAACGATTTGGTTGGTCTTACGAGATTTATTCTCACAAGATTCTTTTCTGatccttttttaaaaaaaagttatccAAATGCTTATCATAGAAAACAACAACACACGACATTCATAActcaaatgaataaatttatgttaaaaaagtttctttttttagtttacTTCTTAGATTATTCTAAGATTAATAAACTTATTCGCCACGATCCATgcttatttcataaaaaagcaaatattaaagatagCAGAGCCATCCTGTTAGCTTTTTCTCGAGAAGTCTTAAGTGGTATTGGTGATCTTACCAAGGTTTTGAGATCATATGAATATGTTGTGTCATATAAGCAAACGTATTTAGATGAATTTGATTATGCTGTAACAAGTATTCAAAGTGATTTACGAGATGGTGTCAGACTTTGCCGAGTTATGGAATTAATCAGTGGACGGTCGGATTTAACACGCCAATGCAGAATGCCGACGATTTCACGTTTACAAAAGATACACAATGTTGATATTGCTTTGAAAGCACTTTTACAATGTAGCTATGTTTTAACTGGTAACATTGATGCAAGAAGTATTGCTGATGGACATAGGGAAAAaacattatcgttattatggcaaattatatacaaatatcaaGCACCAAGATTCGAAAAAGCTGCACAATGTATACAAAACTGGTGGCGTGCTGTACTGTGGTATGTTCGTATAAGGAATTATACacgaacatataaaaataatgcagCTTGTATTATACAGCGAGCATGGAGAAGAACATTGACTAGAAGAAAACTGatctttttaaaagaagaatatataagaaaattacaaagaaaagagaaagctgTTCGATTCTTACAAAACAAATGGAGACATTCAATACGTGGTATTCGCGATCGTAGAAGATTTTTACTTATTAGGTCGGCTAcaataaaattgcaaaaatGGTGGAAACGAATACACGAATGTAGATTAGATGTTcaagattttcaaaataaacggAAAGCCTCGATCGTTATACAGAGACAGTGGCGAGcattaaaagaaatgagagtACAGAGAGTGACTTATATTAACATGAGAATTGCATGTATTGTAATTCAAACATATTGGCGAGCAACgcttttaatgaaatttgaccatatgaattatttaaaatacagaAATACTGTTGTCTTTATTCAGAATAGatggaaatttaaaaaaatgtatgataaaataaagaaagaacgatgCAAAGAATTAAAGGCTATTCATACAATAGAAATATGGTggaaaagtattttaattatgagacatgaaagaaataatttcgtgATTATGAAAGACGCTGCTAATATAATTAAGAGATGGTGGATAGCCGTTCTGCaagcaaaaaaatatcaaactgTGCACAGATCTGCTGTTATTATTCAAAAGTATTGGAGGAAAACATTAGCgagaaatgaatatttaaaaaaaaaagtagctGTTGTAAAAATAGAAGCATGGTATAAATGCATTAtggtaaaaagaatttttcatagaaatattttaaaaattaagaatgcTGCAATATGTATACAACGGTGgtggaaaaatattaatattactcaaaagcaacgaaataattatttagaacTTCGCAAAGCAACGATATCATTGCAAAAGCGATGGCGTACTTTAGTTCTTTCCCGATCAATTAGACAGCAATATCTATCTAAAAAAAGAGCATGTATAGTAATTCAGACTTGGTGGAGAATGATTAAAACTAAACAACAATATAAGTATTTGCTACATAAACGGAACATAGCAGcaattatattacaaaggAAATGGCGTTCTACATTGATGATGAAGCAAGaacaaagagaatataaaaaattgaaattatgtaCAATAAAAGTACAAAAACATTGGCGGGCCTTACAAAGTGCTAAAAGAGAATATTACAAATTCTGTGCTCTGAAATCTGCTACTATTTATGTACAACGTTTATTTAGAGCTAATAAAATTAGTTGTCATAATAGACAATCGTATGTCCGCTTGCGGCAAAGTACAATCGTTATACAATCATATTGGAGAATGAAAGTGGCATGCAAAAGATTCATTACCAAGAAACGAGCAGCTTTAACAATACAGGCCCATTGGCGAGCGTATGTTATAGGCAAAAAAGTCTATTTAAATTATGAACTATTGAAATTTGTAACAATTAAAGTACAGCGTCGTTATAGATCAATTAAAATTAGCAGAAAACTTGCTCAGGAATATGATGCTTTAAGAAAAGCTACTATATGGCTGCAAGTTAAATGGAGGGCTAAATTAATAGCAAGAGCacaaagaaatgaattaaGAATGTATCACTCTGCTGCTAAAACAATTCAAAACTGGTGGTggcaaattttatttataaaaaaatgtaaatttattgattttaaagataaaaaggaaggacAAGATCTTTTACAATTTACTGTGCGACAAATGTATAgtagtataataatttcagttataaaaattcaaagatgGTGGAGAAATATATGTGAAAAACGTTTATATTATGAAAAGCGAATTCATGCAGCTAGTATAATTCAAAAATGGTGGATTACTATTTtaagaactaaaaaaaaaacattagcAGCTACAATTATACAAGCTGCATGGAAAGGGTATCGAATAAGGCAAAAAGAATCTGTTCATATGTCAGAAGTACGGCAAAGATTAAAAACGGCCACAATAACAGCATCACCACATGCAACATTAGCACATCGTTATCAACAATCAATTgatatacttaaaaaattcaacaaGATTGGTCAACTCTCAATGTGTCTTGCTTCATTaggttaataatatatttactaaaATATGAGCTTAAATTACAATAGcattaatataaacattttgtaCAGGTCTGATAACTAGATTATCACCAAAGGAGTGCATTACTTTATGTGAGCATAACTTGGTTGACAATATTTATGAAACATATGTTAAAAGTAATAGATCATTACCTTGGGCAATAGTCTGTTTACGAGCAACAGATATACTTATTACACTTGCTAAGTTTCCACCAACAAGGAGTTATGTCTGCATggtaagaataaataattattattcttaaatatatatctaaataatacaATTGTGTTATAATAAAGTACCATTAgtcatatttcaattttatatatattactatatgtaagattattaaattaattattattaattcttattaattattatatatatttctatttactgACTTTATAATAGCCAAGACATGCATTACCAACAGTAAAACTACTACATGATAAATTGGATCACGAAGAGTTATCTTTACATGTAGCAACACTAATGTGGTTACTcataaaagaggaagaatataAGAAGGtaactctttctttatataattatagtatcattataatatatcccatcttttttatagatttttctttaaacattaatttataatattattttgttgttttaaTCCGTTCATTCAATATCTTGATTTATAGGCACTTACATGTTCACAGTCCATCTGgttattaaattctatatataaaaaaattattaaaggaaAAGACAAGTTTGCACACTACtcagaaatattaagaaagcAAACTAACTTATTTCCAAGTTGTAAACCTGATTGGTCACTTTTCCATAAACAACTTCGTATATTTACAACCATTGAGAATGCTGTAACAGCAATACTTGAACAACTGGACATAAAAGAACATTTATCTTGAAacagaattatataaataaaaatacaaagatgTGCTAGATTACCAATAAATTAAACTTTCATTTCTCATGAACTCTCGTATCTTCCTGAccatttttgataatttgtTAATGTAAAAAGCTATAAGATCTCAGTAATACTTTTTAGCaaaatataagattttaaatataaatttaatattacatgaACTTGATGAAATTACTTTACCAATCTTATATATTAATGGTCacataaatatagaaataccATTTTCTTAATTCAATGTAAAGAAATGTTTACCATCAATATGCAATCAGTTGTTTTTAAATAGACTTTTAGAAACAAAgaacaatttataaattatttatatctgtaAAAGATTATCTGcgtaaattctatatatatatatatcgaaattatattttattaatacaaaaatggaagtataaatgtaaataaatatcgatataaacaCGTATAAATGTAGTTCATTAAGGAGAAATAAGTTGTCAAATTTTTTAAGGTAACTTATTTgctgtatttatattttctgcaATATTAACAAAACAAAGTATTCAGTAAATTTGATTGATTTGTCAAAGGAATgctaacaaaattaaaagataatttcttATAGCTGCCATACCATTTACTTTAATAATCAACTCATTAATGGAAATATAGAGTATTACAACATCATCTCAACTTTATATGATACAATAATAAGtgataaatgtaaattttatttacacaactattcgaaaataaaattaactgATTGTGTATTAGCATTACTAACAATAGTAGTAGCAATAATAGCAGTAATAGTAGCAGTAATAATGACATAATGATGACAATGGTGCTCATGATAAAAGTAAtagttaattattatgatgatgaagatgataatgctattattgtaaatgatgatgacgacgactaagatgatgataatgaaaatcaCATGGTGGAAAcgacaatagtaataataataataatagtaataataataataataataatataataatataatataataatataataataacaacattaatgtaataaaaataatattacaataaggatgataatgatgatgaaaataatgataattatgataatagtGATGATAATTGCAGTGGTGATGctaaaaaataacattaatgatgataatgatgatgatcatgatgatgatgctaattgaataatatagtcttagaataataaatagcCACAGTGGCGACATTGGTGGTAATAGTAGaatagcagtagtagcaaTAGAGTTGATTGTAGTAATAACAGTAGCTGTAGCAGTAGTTGTATTTTTGACTTAATTTTCATGTACAGACTTAAGTTCTTTGATCTGTTTTATTAGGTATGCTTTCTCATCATTAAACTGTTCATCTTCCGAACGATCTGTGTGGAAGCGTGTTAGAAATTCTATCAACTTCTCCTGATTACGAAGAAGTATATCAAGAATTGGTTTAGGTTTATTTGGATTAGCAACAAATACCTGTGTAAATAGGAATATTGTTTCATAATCATTATATGgccatattaattattataaacaaaatagatGACGTACCTTAAATACATGAAATGCTTCAAATTGTATATTCcgtgatttttctttaagcATATTCATCATAAGTTTTAAATTATCAGGGTTTGAAATATATCGTGTCATAACCTGGAATAATTGTTATGGGAAAATGAATCTTTCATGAAgaatatacttaatatttcatgtgattattaaaataaatacatactgTAAAATTGTGTCTATCAAGCAAAAGCTCACCCAACAACTTCAAACTTTGTCGTCTTGTTACATAATTTTCAGAATTCAATAACCTTTGATAATGAGAGAAAACTTTATCATAATTAACTTCTAGAAACTCAGCACTTAGAATTTTGTGCCTTGTAAGTAATTCCTacagtaaataatataattagtataatataatattacttaatttatatatataaattcttttttgtttgaacATTTATTGTTCAattgtgtatgtacatatgcatatacctTAAACGTAGAAAACGCATCAGATGCTATATCAAATGTAGACACCTCTACATATCtaaagaaattgtaaaaatcatctgaatatatcataatttttgcCAATGCTTCATATCTTGCACATTCTCTTAACATAGTGCCACAGTTTAATGCAATGTCTTGATGTTCGTAACTAAAATAAGATGTAAGtataattcgatttattttttaattgaatataacTCTGGCGATTCACTTTAATAGCTAATTTACCCAGACATAAGAGTAAACAGGATTTCTGGTTTGGTGCATATATATTCCACTGTTGGAGATCTTGTTCCAATTTGTcttcttaaaatattattaaaaacttgagcaacatctttttttccctAAATAATACAcaagttatataaatttactaaAATACGCAGTATGAtgtctattaataatatacataagttCTTGCATTGAAATAAGATATACCTCAAAGTCAATACGACTTAGATTTTGCACAAGCAACAACAATAAATTACTGTTATATAATTCTTGTGCCAATTGAGCCACAACAATATCTGCCTGTGGTTCAGTTTCAGCAGTTccatataacatattttttatgtgtACAAGATTTTTGCTGACATCCTCTTGAGCCTAAAAGTGAATGTATTTCATCATAGAAACCGAAATGTATACTTGCAACATACCTTTTCTACCTTCTTGTCACCCCGCTCCAATGCATTTACTGCTTCCTTGAGAGCCTTTACCACCTCCGCCGGACTTTTTTGAGACTTTCCGAACAGAGGCATGTTTCTTATAAGATGCACACCTTGTGGATCATGtgcgaaaaataaaagtagactGTTATGTGGTTTTGGTATTACTAATCATGTATAAAATGTAAGAAGGACTTTGACATAGTAACTGAAACCTTTTTCATGAATGTGGTAGGTAGCAATCAGGATGCAGTTTCCAGATTTCAGGTATCCTGTAAAGAGAATAATCTGAttat
The sequence above is a segment of the Vespula vulgaris chromosome 12, iyVesVulg1.1, whole genome shotgun sequence genome. Coding sequences within it:
- the LOC127068089 gene encoding protein Mo25 isoform X1; protein product: MPLFGKSQKSPAEVVKALKEAVNALERGDKKVEKAQEDVSKNLVHIKNMLYGTAETEPQADIVVAQLAQELYNSNLLLLLVQNLSRIDFEGKKDVAQVFNNILRRQIGTRSPTVEYICTKPEILFTLMSGYEHQDIALNCGTMLRECARYEALAKIMIYSDDFYNFFRYVEVSTFDIASDAFSTFKELLTRHKILSAEFLEVNYDKVFSHYQRLLNSENYVTRRQSLKLLGELLLDRHNFTVMTRYISNPDNLKLMMNMLKEKSRNIQFEAFHVFKVFVANPNKPKPILDILLRNQEKLIEFLTRFHTDRSEDEQFNDEKAYLIKQIKELKSVHEN
- the LOC127068089 gene encoding protein Mo25 isoform X2, which translates into the protein MPLFGKSQKSPAEVVKALKEAVNALERGDKKAQEDVSKNLVHIKNMLYGTAETEPQADIVVAQLAQELYNSNLLLLLVQNLSRIDFEGKKDVAQVFNNILRRQIGTRSPTVEYICTKPEILFTLMSGYEHQDIALNCGTMLRECARYEALAKIMIYSDDFYNFFRYVEVSTFDIASDAFSTFKELLTRHKILSAEFLEVNYDKVFSHYQRLLNSENYVTRRQSLKLLGELLLDRHNFTVMTRYISNPDNLKLMMNMLKEKSRNIQFEAFHVFKVFVANPNKPKPILDILLRNQEKLIEFLTRFHTDRSEDEQFNDEKAYLIKQIKELKSVHEN